Part of the Xenopus laevis strain J_2021 chromosome 2S, Xenopus_laevis_v10.1, whole genome shotgun sequence genome is shown below.
gttgccaccttttctgaaaaaaaatacagttcctatattcttgccttttttttccaattaataaaattggcatcaagctacatttttactggccatgcCGGTAAAATAAcagccaggtggaaaccctaccccCAAGTCACCCCTTTGGCTGCTGGCCAAGAATGTGGACCCCTAAAGTGGCAGCACatgtgggccctggacccccctcCCAGTAAAAAGCTGTGTCTGTGTGACTTTAGTTAATAAAAGCACAAACGATATAATTTTCAATTTATTGAAAAACTCTTCAGTTAATTGAAAATGACTACTATGATAGTCACATGAAGTATAACATTAAAGAGTAAACGTGAACCAGACAACGTCTGCATGCGGGCTACAACTTCTGTGATATCGGTATGCCAGGAATCTTGTTTCACTGATACCAGCCCTTATAATTACTATGGGAAACAAGAGACCACGACAGCCAAATGACAACATAGTAGATGAAAGTGTGGGCGTGGCCAGACAGACCACGGGACTGTTTCTCTAGATTGGGTGCAGTGTTGCCTGGATACAAGGTGACGTCACGACCATCCCTTCTTAGTATATAAAGCGGCCGTAGGACATAGGTTTGTAGCGCAGAAGGATACTGAGTTAGTCTGAGTACCAGGGACGGAGACACTTCCACATTTCTATTAATGGGCAACGGCCGTGTCAATGCATGTTAAGGTGAGTAAGGGGCAATGTTATTCCCTTGCGTTGCTACAGGAAATGGAGAGTGCGTATTTGTGGGTAGGACTACAGTTTACTGTATGCTGACACAGATGTATTTCTCTTTCCTGCAGAAAGCGATAAACGCCAGAAGCGGCGACTTCACTCACAGCCCGGGGTGTTGCAAAATCTCCGAGTTCACTGCGGAGCCTCCCTGGTTGCTCTGATAAAAGGTAAGTGACGGTGCCGCCGGTACGTAAGAGAGACGGCTGTCATCTGGGCTGCCTGAGAgagggagctgtagttcagctgcTCAGGGAGGGCTTTAGGTGTGATGGGATGGACCAGGCTTATGGGCTTTGCTCTATATACATGAGTGCCATATTTGCAGTGAGGAAAAAGCTGTTAAAGGAAGGAAACGGTCGTGTAGCCATAGATGTCTTCCATTATTTCCACATAATGATAAGTATGTACTGTACATGGGATGGGGTGGTGAAAATAAGTGTTGTTTATGGAACATCCTCACCAGACGTGTAGCCATCAGTTTGATTCTATTTATCTCCAGGGATGCCActagtgtttttcttttattcaatATTGTAACTAAAtgaatggggttatgtaataaaaggcactaagtttgcccaggggcagtaacccttagcaaccaatcagcaggtagcatttactggtcatctgttaagTGGGCAAATGTGTACAAACTACAACTCtttgtgccatcctactatgagtaaTGGGGTATTTTACTTAGGGATTTACAGCTGTGTTGTGTTTAGGTAAaatggggtgtggccaaaaagtaCATGTGGccttcaaaatatattttgctgcGCACAGCAGGGTTGCGGGGGCCCATCATTTGGCTCTTTGTCCAGGGCCCATCAAGGGCTTCAAactagggatgccctgaatccactattttaaattcagctgaacccctgaatccttcgaaagattgggccgaataccaatccaaatttgcatatgcaaattagggctggtaagggaaaacattttttaattccttgttttgtgacaaaaagtcacacaatttccctccctgcccctaatttgcatatgcaaattaagatttggttttggttggccgggcagaaggatcctATAACCCGGATATTGGGCTGCACTCAGAACATTTAAAGCCTATTATAAAATCTATTATTTTGCCCCTGGATCAACTGAACTTGATGGGGGAACTTTTTGTGTATGTGTGGTTTCCATTCTGCACTGTTATTAtaccaaaaacaatacattttgttagTATACCTTCCTAAAAGGCACCTTTTTGTATGTTTCCCAACAGCTTGTTGCGTACTTAAAAACAATCTTGGTAGAAGTGCTTAAAATCCCAGATTTCAAAATGCAAGGGTATATCCAGGAGTCAGATTTTACCTTGGTTGAAGAAGGCTTTTTGGCCAGAGACTTGATGGAGGAAATCATTAATGAAGTCTCACAGACTGTAAGTACCAAACCTTTAAAATGGTTGGAAATCTTGCCCAGCAATTTATTATATGTGTAAAGAATTCATGGTCTCTCCATAGGTTTCCTTTGATTGTTTACTAGGTGCTAAGGGCTTATCACCCCTTTATTGTACCCTGTACTTCTGGTGATGGATCCATAAGGATTTTAAAAGTATTACCTGCCCCACCATTAAATGTCAATACCAAATGTTAACCGAgttaatgcagaaaaaaacagaatgaaataacattttgcatttaaCTAAAGTGTGAAATCTCTGTCACCTTTGTATTTTCTTCatgactttatatattataattcccTTTTTTAGGAGGATCGTGATGCCTTTTTTGTGGCTGATCTAGGGGATGTGGTAAGGAAACATCTCCGTTTTCTGAAAGCCTTGCCTCGTGTGAAGCCTTTCTATGCAGTGAAGTGTAACAGCAGCAAAGGAGTGGTGAAGATCTTGGCTGAGCTGGGAGCTGGATTTGACTGCGCCAGCAAGGTAATTTAGCACTGTAGTCTGTAGTCTAAAGGTGGGGAAAGATTGCTGTAATAACTAACGATAATAAGGACTGGGGTCTTTGTTAGTTGTAAGTAGCAATAAACTATTTTCGTCTTCATTTGCAGACAGAGATTGAGCTAGTCCAGGACGTTGGTGTGGCACCAGAACGTATCATCTATGCCAACCCATGCAAGCAGATTTCCCAGATTAAGTATGCAGCTAAGAATGGTGTCCAAATGATGACGTTTGACAATGAAGTAGAGCTTTCCAAGGTGTCAAGAAGCCATCCCAATGCAAGGTATTCTTTTTGTGCAGTCAGATTAAAAACGTAGATCAGTATGTCAAGAATGAATAttgtgtttgttaaaaaaaaaaagtgtggcagTTATTGATTTCAACCTTTTGTTACTCTGTAGAATGGTTCTGCGTATAGCAACGGATGACTCTAAATCCTCTGCTCGTTTAAGTGTGAAATTTGGcgcccccttaaaatcctgcagACGCTTATTGGAAATGGCTAAAAACCTCAGTGTGGATGTCATTGGTGTTAGGTAAGTTATCAGTGGATGCAAAACAATGTTTTGGATGAAGGGTGTAGACAGCTTTGCATAGCAATTACTGCTCCACCAAGAATAGAAGGACTCTGTGTCGGACTGGGGGATCTGGGCTCacaggggctgccacatcaggcaGCCACAACCCACCCACAACCAACCCCCATGGGCCCCTGTTGCAAATCCCCCTTGGaccccccccctccagcccccaTGGGAGGAAGGAGTGAAGGCTCTGCCAGCAGCGGGTCTGGGAAGGCGGGGCCTAGGAGGACTGTGGGCtgactgggttttttcctggtgtcctacTGGCCCGGTCCGACCCAGGGGGGACTCATTCCAGTTATTCCAGTGTGAAACAAGCATGCTTTGAGAAGGAAGTAACATATTGGTACAATtatgctttttaaacattttattgattgTGTCATAAAGACATTAAACTATCATTGAGATTATTAGAAAATTAATTTCCCTCTACTTTTATCACAACGGATTAATTTTACCAATATCTGATAATTTCTTATGTTTATGTACATAGCTAGGAACATCTCCTCTCATATAGAGGTCCTACAAATTACATTAAGTTTTCAGAATGAGGGGAACATTGTTTCTGTTTTACTTTTATATAATATTACAAATAGCAGAGAAATTAGCCATAGCTAGGGTGGGGTTGAGTCTTGGCTCATATAGTGGACCAAGGCATGGAAAGTGGAGGAGGTTGGAGGAGGAAGATGCACAGTACCACAACTGCAGTGcctgtaaaatatgtaaatactgGAATGTAAAATGCTTGCTGCATTTTTCTGACTTAATAAGATTTCATTTAATTACTACATGTAATGTCTAATCCAGATTTCGAAAATTTTCATTGCAGTTTCCACGTTGGTAGTGGATGCACTGATTCCAAGGCCTATACTCAGGCTATTTCTGATGCACGCTTGGTTTTTGAAATGGCATCTGAGTTTGGGTACAAAATGTGGCTGCTGGATATTGGTGGTGGCTTCCCTGGAACAGAGGAttccaaaattagatttgaggAGGTAAGACATTTTCAcagaattttatttaatgttgcaCACGAAAATCATTGTCTAGGTTGTTCATCTAAATGGCACACACTGGTCAGATAGATATGGTGTGATTTGACTGCTGACAGGCTGAACAGATGTAGGAGAGAGATGTGGCCAGTGTTATTTTATGGTCTGAAGGGGTGTTACCCCCCTGCACATCATGAACAAAGGTATTGGTATACTGGATTTACTGTCAGGAACTGCAATATTGTGGAATCACTGAGCAGTTTGCCTCCTGACAAGCTTAAGATTCATTGACATTTGAACTGAAACTTCAAAATGACCATATGCCTAAATATATGGAGAGCTTAAAGCAGAACTTGTAAGATTGTCCAGGAccaaaccatatttatttttccagattGCAGGTGTAATAAATCCAGCACTGGACATGTATTTCCCTGAGAGCTCTGACGTGCAAATTATCGCTGAACCAGGAAGATATTACGTAGCATCTGCTTTTTCATTGGCTGTTAACGTTATTGCTAAGAAAGAAGTGGAACACTCTGTATCTGATggtaagtgcattttttttttcttgttaatggacattttttctatagctatattaaagaggtggtttaacttttagtatgttacagaacagccaattctaagcaactttacaattggtcttcatcttttttttatagttttctatttttgtctttttctttcaactctttccagttttcaaatgggggggggtcactaaccccataataaaacaaatgcactgtaaagctacaaatgtatcgttattgctacttttaattctCTTTctgtccaggcctctcctattcatattccagtctctgattcaaataaatgtatggtttctaggccaaccagattgctaaaattgcaaactgaagagcttctgaataaaaagctaaataactaaaaaaataaatacaaactgaaaaccaattgcaaatcgtctcagaatatcagcatctgaatcatactaaaagttaccccttttttttttgtatattttataactgACCTTTAAATTGCTATCTTTTACAGATGAGGAAAATGAGTCCAGCAAAAGCATCATGTATTATGTTAATGATGGAGTGTATGGATCCTTTAATTGCTTGGTCTTTGATCATGCTCATCCAAAACCAATCCTCCACAAGGTATAACTTTATTTGCAGGATGGAatcttctttttaaaaatgttgtcctcATTTCTCCATCTACCTGGGAATTTGAGGTGCTATGTATTAAATACTAGCCCTACACCCATGTCTGTAGAGatacaattatgaaaaaaaatgattttgtgctTGAAGCCACTGTCttgtcatacagtatataagtgtGAATGGCAAAAAATGATCTTGTAAGGTTAAATTTGATAAGCTAGTGTGGACTAGTTCAGCTATGGTGTTTTGATTGAGAAGAAACACATTTTAGGTAGTCCTATAGTTTTTACTATTAGTTAGTTGTTATTGTCTGCATCTTTGAGAAATCATACAGATTTCTTTATTAGCAAATTAAATGGCACAATGATGCTGTGTAGTTAgtctttttttcagaatattgcacATTCTCTGCTTATTATCTTCTACCAGTGCTTTTGGTCACGCCACCTGGGGCAGTTtatcataatattataataaGTATAGGTGGTTCAGATCATAAACATTCTAATGTGTATCAGTCCAGTTTTAATTAGTCAAAGGCGAAACGGCGCAGGCTTTGCCTGTTACTTCATTAGCTGAAATGTGCCAAGACTGAATCCCCTGAGGGTCATTACTGTCAAGGAGAACACAGGCCTCATGTATGCTGAACATACTGTAGGCTCAAAAGACATCAGTtgtcctaaaacttgtgtattaccaTGTAATTTTGCTGAACATTACGTACCCAAGTCCTAATCTCTACTTTATCTTACCTTGTTTAGAAACCTTCTCCAGATCAGCCATTATACACCAGTAGCCTTTGGGGACCCACGTGCGATGGCTTAGATCAGATTGCAGAGCGCGTTCAGCTGCCTGAGCTTCATGTTGGCGACTGGCTTTTGTTTGAGAATATGGGTGCATACACCATAGCAGCATCTTCCAATTTCAATGGTTTCCAGCAGTCTCCAGTACATTACGCCATGCCCCGTGCTGCTTGGTAAGTACATTTTTCTGACTACTTTAGTGGTGgtgtttttgcctgaaatatAGCCTGACAGGATAAAATCTGAGAAATTCATACTATTCATAggtttaagaaatgttttttgtggACTCTGCTGCGTCACTTTACATACaataatctgtatttatttattttttcaccagGAAAGCTGTTCAGTTGCTGCAGAGAGGATTACAGCAAACCGAGGAGAAAGAAAATGTGTGCACCCCTATGTCTTGTGGCTGGGAGATTTCTGATTCCTTGTGCTTCACTCGTACCTTTGCAGCCACCAGCATCATCTGAATTCCTGCATCATGGGAGTGACATGCAGATGCTTGTCTTAGCGTAGCTTGTCTCTTGTTTTTAAGTATGCAACATAAAGCATTTTTACCTTCCTGTATTTGTCTCTGTATCATCTGGGAGCAATTTATGCATAAGAAACGGATATTTTTATCATTAATTGCATGCAGCCACCGAcatcaattgattttcattaaattttttttcatttgacatATTTGTTTTGGACCAAACGTTTATCTCATTGTTTTTGAGtatgcaacatacagtatttttacagttatttttttttgtctccaacATCCATATGGGAACATTTTATGCATTACAAACAGCTTATGTtcttaatttataataaatatttatttttaaaaccgtGGTTTATAACTTaactgtaactacagaggaagcagaccatgttgCTGCAGGGGCCTGGGAGTGTAtggggcccagtaaagccatAATTAATCCtcctcatcatttatttatatagtgctgacaagttacgcagtgctttaccttagtttttTACCTTTTTGGGCCTGAAATACACACATTGAACTATTCCTTAAATTAGTTGttcataaagaaaatgtaattctaagcaactttacataaTTTAacatggttttaaaggggttgttcacctttaaattaacttttagtatgatgtagtagggagtgatatcctgagacagtttgcaaatgggttaaattttttatttgtggtttttgagttaatagattttttattcagcagctctccagtttcagcaatctgtttttttttttacactagcaatcaggcattgatttgattgataagagactggaatatgattaggagagggcgtgaatagaaaaatgagtaataaaaactagcaataacaagaaatgtgtagcctgtaacagttttagatggggtcagtgtcccccatttgaaagctggaaagatataTAAcgcaaaaatttaaataataaagagcAATAGTTGCTAGGAACTGGACAGTAACATACTGAAAATTACATCAAAGGTGACCCACTCCTTTAAAGTAAACTTAACTGTATTTGAAAgccttgcaaaacaaaaaatggttCGCATAAAGGAACCCTTTATGTGAAGATTCATAGATCCCTAGCCCTCTAGAACACAGAGCAGAAGTGTGGAAACCATTCTTGCCAAGTTTGGGAAGCtgtaaaaattgtacaaaaagtaATAAATGTACAGTtgagttcagaataatagcagtgtgtaaagtgaataaatctcaaaatccttataatagctttattTCCATACGCACAAATGCATTGGAAACACTGTACAtactattccaaatcaaaacatgaagaaaatgtatcaaatttgtgttattctgtTACAGAAAATGAAGTGAAAAggaaatattaggctgttccaaaaatagcagtgtctgcattctacTTTGTAAACTGAGACATTCACCGTATAACCTGAAAAATGtctcaagattttgctttcctttgaatcactgaactaatatttagttgtataagcagtgtttctgagaactgctgcacatctgtgtagtatggagtccaccaacttctgccACCTGTTACATACCACAATTCTTCTCCATTTCTTAGTTTTGCCCCAGAAAccgcatttttgatgtcaccccacaagttttgtattggattaaggtccgtgGATTTGGTTGACTGCTTTATAATGTGagtcttgttggtctggaaccaagatgttgcttgtttaatggtgtgtttggggtcattgtcttgttgaaacaccaatttcaagggcatttcctctttggcaaaaggcaacatgacctcttcaagtattttgatgtattgaaactgatccatgatccctggtatgtgataaatagacccaacaccatagtctgagaaacatctccatatcatgatgcttgtgccaccatgtttcactgtcttcacagggtactgtgacttgaattcagttcAGTGAGGGTCCtatgacaaactgtctgtggcccctagacacaaaaagaacaatcttgctttcatcagtccacaaaatgttgcaccatttctctttaggccagtcaatgtgatCTTTGGCAAaatgtaacctcttcagcacatctttttttctttatatgttttcccctctccaatcaacttttttatcaaagtatatcGTTCTTTTGAACAATGTCTtgaacgacccattttactcagattttcaaagagaaatgcactataaccagcatgcacaacatttgctacATTCCTTCctaaaataagggctgtaattgacacctgttttttcacagaatgaatgacctcagtaattgaactccacactgctattatttggaacacgctattattttgaacactactattatttggaataaacctcaattaatgatttaattacacagaatcagcagtatGCGTGCTATGACTGTTGggactgttggttttctatta
Proteins encoded:
- the azin2.S gene encoding antizyme inhibitor 2 (The RefSeq protein has 1 substitution compared to this genomic sequence); the encoded protein is MQGYIQESDFNLVEEGFLARDLMEEIINEVSQTEDRDAFFVADLGDVVRKHLRFLKALPRVKPFYAVKCNSSKGVVKILAELGAGFDCASKTEIELVQDVGVAPERIIYANPCKQISQIKYAAKNGVQMMTFDNEVELSKVSRSHPNARMVLRIATDDSKSSARLSVKFGAPLKSCRRLLEMAKNLSVDVIGVSFHVGSGCTDSKAYTQAISDARLVFEMASEFGYKMWLLDIGGGFPGTEDSKIRFEEIAGVINPALDMYFPESSDVQIIAEPGRYYVASAFSLAVNVIAKKEVEHSVSDDEENESSKSIMYYVNDGVYGSFNCLVFDHAHPKPILHKKPSPDQPLYTSSLWGPTCDGLDQIAERVQLPELHVGDWLLFENMGAYTIAASSNFNGFQQSPVHYAMPRAAWKAVQLLQRGLQQTEEKENVCTPMSCGWEISDSLCFTRTFAATSII